In the genome of Panthera uncia isolate 11264 chromosome B3 unlocalized genomic scaffold, Puncia_PCG_1.0 HiC_scaffold_1, whole genome shotgun sequence, one region contains:
- the LOC125908836 gene encoding transmembrane and coiled-coil domain-containing protein 5B-like isoform X1 — protein MKMQDGYERGRRKPTMEEVGQDPLDDVQEMMEIPKLKVTKQNLDYLNLDLEKDLQRLDEANQVLLRKIQEKEEAIQSLERETALSLGQANEREELNHIVSEKEEALRNLKSETAKLEKSNKVLGRKVVELQKKISRRVKNTGLDKEALKQMLVELKVRLQKSTESCAKQEKELLKIEGDYQSLHQLCEDQALYIKKYQEILRQMEKEKEVLLLEKEVFKAQNNSSQILKTGSILVETIQSNMEKTIIKKQKRIFWYRHFRRGVFMVMIFIRLLGHVLFHLQYTNPDLLVDVLPMVISRDTLKRLREVLLPFLTLEVEEVLPH, from the exons atgaaaatgcaggatGGCTATGAAAGGGGAAGGAG GAAACCCACAATGGAAGAAGTTGGACAGGACCCACTGGATGATGT GCAGGAGATGATGGAAATACCGAAATTAAAagtcacaaaacaaaaccttgactACCTGAACTTAGACCTTGAAAAGGACCTGCAGAGACTGGATGAGGCAAATCAGGTTCTTCTCAGaaaaattcaagagaaagaagaagctATTCAAAG TCTGGAAAGAGAGACTGCCCTGTCACTAGGACAAGCCAACGAGAGGGAGGAGTTGAACCATATTGTATCTGAGAAGGAGGAAGCCCTGAGGAACCTGAAATCAGAGACAGCAAAGCTG GAAAAAAGCAACAAGGTTCTAGGCAGGAAGGTGGTGGAGCTTCAGAAGAAG ATTTCAAGGAGAGTTAAGAACACTGGCCTTGATAAAGAAGCCCTAAAGCAGATGTTGGTAGAACTGAAG GTGAGGCTACAAAAGTCAACAGAATCCTGTGCAAAGCAAGAGAAGGAATTGCTCAAG atagAGGGCGACTACCAATCTTTGCATCAGCTCTGTGAGGACCAGGCCCTCTACATAAAG AAATACCAGGAAATTCTGAGacagatggaaaaggaaaaagaggtgcTTCTTCTTGAAAAAGAAGT ATTCAAAGCCCAGAACAACTCCTCCCAAATACTGAAAACTGGGTCAATTCTGGTAGAGACCATCCAAAGCAACATG GAGAAGACCATcattaagaaacagaagagaatctTTTGGTACAG ACATTTCAGGCGTGGTGTCTTCATGGTCATGATCTTCATTAGGCTGCTGGGCCATGTGCTTTTCCACCTGCAGTACACGAACCCAGACCTTCTTGTGGATGTCCTACCCATGGTAATCAGCAGGGACACCCTGAAGAGGCTGAGGGAGGTCTTACTTCCTTTCCTCACTCTAGAGGTGGAAGAAGTTCTACCACATTAG
- the LOC125908836 gene encoding transmembrane and coiled-coil domain-containing protein 5B-like isoform X3, whose amino-acid sequence MKMQDGYERGRRKPTMEEVGQDPLDDVQEMMEIPKLKVTKQNLDYLNLDLEKDLQRLDEANQVLLRKIQEKEEAIQSLERETALSLGQANEREELNHIVSEKEEALRNLKSETAKLEKSNKVLGRKVVELQKKISRRVKNTGLDKEALKQMLVELKVRLQKSTESCAKQEKELLKIEGDYQSLHQLCEDQALYIKKYQEILRQMEKEKEVLLLEKEVHFRRGVFMVMIFIRLLGHVLFHLQYTNPDLLVDVLPMVISRDTLKRLREVLLPFLTLEVEEVLPH is encoded by the exons atgaaaatgcaggatGGCTATGAAAGGGGAAGGAG GAAACCCACAATGGAAGAAGTTGGACAGGACCCACTGGATGATGT GCAGGAGATGATGGAAATACCGAAATTAAAagtcacaaaacaaaaccttgactACCTGAACTTAGACCTTGAAAAGGACCTGCAGAGACTGGATGAGGCAAATCAGGTTCTTCTCAGaaaaattcaagagaaagaagaagctATTCAAAG TCTGGAAAGAGAGACTGCCCTGTCACTAGGACAAGCCAACGAGAGGGAGGAGTTGAACCATATTGTATCTGAGAAGGAGGAAGCCCTGAGGAACCTGAAATCAGAGACAGCAAAGCTG GAAAAAAGCAACAAGGTTCTAGGCAGGAAGGTGGTGGAGCTTCAGAAGAAG ATTTCAAGGAGAGTTAAGAACACTGGCCTTGATAAAGAAGCCCTAAAGCAGATGTTGGTAGAACTGAAG GTGAGGCTACAAAAGTCAACAGAATCCTGTGCAAAGCAAGAGAAGGAATTGCTCAAG atagAGGGCGACTACCAATCTTTGCATCAGCTCTGTGAGGACCAGGCCCTCTACATAAAG AAATACCAGGAAATTCTGAGacagatggaaaaggaaaaagaggtgcTTCTTCTTGAAAAAGAAGT ACATTTCAGGCGTGGTGTCTTCATGGTCATGATCTTCATTAGGCTGCTGGGCCATGTGCTTTTCCACCTGCAGTACACGAACCCAGACCTTCTTGTGGATGTCCTACCCATGGTAATCAGCAGGGACACCCTGAAGAGGCTGAGGGAGGTCTTACTTCCTTTCCTCACTCTAGAGGTGGAAGAAGTTCTACCACATTAG
- the LOC125908836 gene encoding transmembrane and coiled-coil domain-containing protein 5B-like isoform X2 produces the protein MEEVGQDPLDDVQEMMEIPKLKVTKQNLDYLNLDLEKDLQRLDEANQVLLRKIQEKEEAIQSLERETALSLGQANEREELNHIVSEKEEALRNLKSETAKLEKSNKVLGRKVVELQKKISRRVKNTGLDKEALKQMLVELKVRLQKSTESCAKQEKELLKIEGDYQSLHQLCEDQALYIKKYQEILRQMEKEKEVLLLEKEVFKAQNNSSQILKTGSILVETIQSNMEKTIIKKQKRIFWYRHFRRGVFMVMIFIRLLGHVLFHLQYTNPDLLVDVLPMVISRDTLKRLREVLLPFLTLEVEEVLPH, from the exons ATGGAAGAAGTTGGACAGGACCCACTGGATGATGT GCAGGAGATGATGGAAATACCGAAATTAAAagtcacaaaacaaaaccttgactACCTGAACTTAGACCTTGAAAAGGACCTGCAGAGACTGGATGAGGCAAATCAGGTTCTTCTCAGaaaaattcaagagaaagaagaagctATTCAAAG TCTGGAAAGAGAGACTGCCCTGTCACTAGGACAAGCCAACGAGAGGGAGGAGTTGAACCATATTGTATCTGAGAAGGAGGAAGCCCTGAGGAACCTGAAATCAGAGACAGCAAAGCTG GAAAAAAGCAACAAGGTTCTAGGCAGGAAGGTGGTGGAGCTTCAGAAGAAG ATTTCAAGGAGAGTTAAGAACACTGGCCTTGATAAAGAAGCCCTAAAGCAGATGTTGGTAGAACTGAAG GTGAGGCTACAAAAGTCAACAGAATCCTGTGCAAAGCAAGAGAAGGAATTGCTCAAG atagAGGGCGACTACCAATCTTTGCATCAGCTCTGTGAGGACCAGGCCCTCTACATAAAG AAATACCAGGAAATTCTGAGacagatggaaaaggaaaaagaggtgcTTCTTCTTGAAAAAGAAGT ATTCAAAGCCCAGAACAACTCCTCCCAAATACTGAAAACTGGGTCAATTCTGGTAGAGACCATCCAAAGCAACATG GAGAAGACCATcattaagaaacagaagagaatctTTTGGTACAG ACATTTCAGGCGTGGTGTCTTCATGGTCATGATCTTCATTAGGCTGCTGGGCCATGTGCTTTTCCACCTGCAGTACACGAACCCAGACCTTCTTGTGGATGTCCTACCCATGGTAATCAGCAGGGACACCCTGAAGAGGCTGAGGGAGGTCTTACTTCCTTTCCTCACTCTAGAGGTGGAAGAAGTTCTACCACATTAG